From Rudanella lutea DSM 19387, a single genomic window includes:
- a CDS encoding FAD binding domain-containing protein yields MITYPFQYKRAGSIAEAVALLAEGGKALSGGHSLIPSMKLRLNAPDALVDVGRIAELKGIRLDGNELVIGAGSTHGDIASSDLVKQHLPMFAEGASHIGDPAVRNRGTIGGSLAHADPSADWPAMVLAADATIVVEGPSGSRSIKASDFFTSMFETALAADELITQVRVPVENGARMTYQKFSQPASRYAIVGCAVVKSADGKVRVAFSGVSDTPFRDTAVEEQLNSGQSATSVASGVSVMSDHYASEEYRRHLANVFLKRALNAVA; encoded by the coding sequence ATGATAACATACCCTTTTCAATATAAAAGAGCCGGTAGCATTGCCGAGGCTGTAGCCCTGCTGGCCGAAGGTGGTAAAGCCCTCTCGGGTGGCCACAGTTTGATCCCGTCGATGAAACTGCGTCTGAACGCACCCGATGCACTCGTCGATGTAGGGCGTATTGCCGAGCTGAAAGGTATTCGGCTCGACGGTAACGAACTCGTGATTGGGGCGGGTAGCACCCACGGCGACATTGCATCGTCGGACCTGGTGAAGCAACATCTGCCGATGTTTGCCGAAGGGGCCAGTCATATTGGCGACCCGGCTGTGCGCAACCGGGGCACCATTGGCGGGTCGCTCGCCCACGCTGATCCCTCGGCCGACTGGCCCGCTATGGTTTTGGCCGCTGATGCTACGATTGTGGTCGAGGGGCCATCGGGGAGCCGCTCAATCAAAGCCTCCGACTTTTTCACGAGTATGTTTGAGACGGCCTTAGCGGCCGACGAACTGATTACGCAGGTTCGGGTGCCGGTTGAGAACGGTGCCCGGATGACCTACCAGAAGTTTTCGCAACCAGCCTCGCGCTACGCTATTGTGGGGTGTGCCGTTGTAAAATCGGCCGATGGTAAGGTGCGCGTTGCGTTTTCGGGCGTTTCAGACACGCCCTTCCGCGATACAGCCGTTGAAGAGCAACTGAACAGCGGCCAATCGGCTACCTCGGTGGCCTCGGGTGTATCGGTGATGTCGGATCATTACGCATCGGAGGAGTACCGGCGGCATTTGGCGAATGTATTTCTG
- a CDS encoding xanthine dehydrogenase family protein molybdopterin-binding subunit gives MSNKFIGQSVKRLEDKRFLTGKGRYTDDINLPGMLHAHFVRSPYAHARVLSVDTAEALAMEGVVAVFTGDDVKELNGVPCGWQVNFRNGETMREPKHPMLIATGDTAKHVGDPVAVIIAETKAIATDAAEAVMVEWEELPAIASPADALKPGAPKVHDQYPDNKAFDWTFGNPVEEVDAAIESAAHVTTLEFVNQRVVPNAMEPRAYIGHYDTVSDKYTLYTSTQNPHLIRLLMCAFVLGIPEHKVRVVGPDVGGGFGSKIYHYTEEALVTWASKQLGQPVKWTSDRSEAFLMDAHGRDHVTKAEMGFDADGNITGLRIKTIANMGAYLSTFAPAVPTYLHGTLLQGVYTTPKINIDMTCVFTHTVAVDAYRGAGRPEATYLLERLIDLAALEMGKDPAQLRFQNFIPPFDGVTQPGYQTQVALQYDSGNYHPVLQKGLEMLGYEDFRQAQKEAAQSNKLLGVGISTYIEACGIAPSAVVGALGARAGLYESAQVRVQPTGKVSVFTGSHSHGQGHETTFVQVVADKLGIPMEDVELVHGDSDTVAFGMGTYGSRSLAVGGSAIMKSIDKVLEKGAKIAAHKLECAEGDLEYGNGKWTVKGTDKSIGFGDVALTAYVPHVYPAGLEPGLDFSSFYDPANFTYPFGCHIAVVEVDKETGKVTLKRMIAVDDVGNIINPMIVEGQIHGGLAQGIGQALLEGTIYDENAQLTNGSYMDYCMPRADDLPMFETANQTTPCPHNPLGVKGAGEAGAIGSTPAVVNAVIDALWSGGHQVKDILMPLTPERVWRAMN, from the coding sequence ATGAGCAATAAATTCATTGGACAATCGGTAAAACGCCTTGAAGACAAGCGTTTTCTGACGGGAAAAGGCCGTTATACCGACGATATCAATTTGCCGGGCATGCTCCATGCCCACTTTGTGCGTAGCCCCTACGCCCACGCCCGCGTACTGAGCGTTGACACGGCCGAGGCCCTGGCTATGGAAGGCGTAGTTGCTGTTTTTACCGGCGACGACGTGAAGGAGCTCAACGGGGTGCCGTGCGGCTGGCAGGTGAACTTCCGCAACGGCGAGACCATGCGTGAGCCGAAGCACCCGATGCTCATTGCTACCGGCGACACGGCCAAGCACGTTGGTGATCCCGTGGCGGTCATTATTGCCGAAACTAAAGCCATTGCGACTGATGCCGCCGAAGCCGTAATGGTGGAGTGGGAAGAGCTCCCCGCCATCGCCAGCCCGGCCGATGCGCTGAAACCCGGTGCGCCCAAAGTACACGACCAATACCCGGATAACAAGGCATTCGACTGGACATTCGGTAACCCGGTTGAAGAAGTGGATGCCGCCATCGAAAGTGCGGCCCACGTGACCACGCTGGAGTTTGTCAATCAGCGGGTGGTGCCCAACGCGATGGAGCCGCGCGCTTACATCGGGCATTACGATACGGTATCCGATAAGTACACGTTGTACACCTCTACCCAGAACCCGCACCTGATTCGGTTGCTGATGTGCGCGTTTGTGCTCGGTATTCCCGAACATAAGGTGCGCGTGGTTGGCCCCGACGTAGGAGGTGGTTTTGGCTCAAAAATCTATCACTATACCGAAGAGGCTCTGGTAACTTGGGCGTCGAAGCAACTGGGGCAACCGGTAAAATGGACATCCGACCGCTCGGAGGCTTTTCTGATGGATGCCCACGGCCGTGACCACGTAACCAAGGCCGAAATGGGCTTTGATGCCGATGGTAACATTACGGGTCTGCGGATAAAGACCATTGCCAACATGGGCGCTTACCTGTCGACGTTTGCCCCGGCCGTACCTACCTACCTGCACGGTACGCTGCTGCAGGGAGTGTACACAACGCCGAAAATCAACATCGACATGACTTGTGTGTTTACGCACACCGTAGCGGTAGATGCGTACCGGGGGGCCGGTCGGCCGGAGGCTACCTACCTGCTCGAACGCCTGATTGATCTGGCAGCTCTCGAAATGGGCAAAGACCCTGCGCAACTCCGGTTCCAGAACTTTATTCCGCCTTTCGACGGGGTCACACAACCCGGTTATCAGACGCAGGTAGCCCTGCAATACGACTCGGGCAACTACCACCCGGTGCTGCAAAAAGGGCTTGAAATGCTCGGTTACGAAGATTTCCGGCAGGCCCAGAAAGAAGCCGCCCAATCGAACAAACTGCTGGGTGTGGGTATCTCGACCTATATCGAAGCCTGCGGTATTGCACCGTCGGCGGTGGTGGGGGCACTGGGAGCCCGCGCTGGCTTGTACGAGTCGGCACAGGTACGCGTACAACCTACGGGTAAGGTAAGCGTGTTTACGGGCTCGCACTCGCACGGACAAGGCCACGAAACCACGTTTGTACAGGTGGTTGCCGATAAGCTGGGTATCCCGATGGAAGACGTGGAACTGGTACACGGCGACTCCGATACCGTTGCCTTTGGTATGGGTACCTACGGCTCGCGCTCGCTGGCGGTTGGTGGTTCGGCCATTATGAAGAGCATCGATAAAGTGCTGGAGAAAGGGGCCAAAATTGCGGCCCACAAACTCGAATGCGCCGAGGGCGACCTCGAATACGGCAACGGGAAATGGACCGTAAAAGGTACCGATAAGTCAATTGGTTTTGGCGACGTGGCCCTGACGGCCTATGTGCCGCACGTGTACCCGGCGGGCCTCGAACCGGGCCTCGATTTCTCAAGTTTCTACGACCCGGCCAACTTCACCTATCCATTTGGTTGCCACATCGCTGTGGTCGAAGTGGATAAGGAAACCGGTAAGGTGACGCTGAAGCGAATGATTGCCGTGGACGACGTGGGGAATATTATCAACCCCATGATTGTGGAGGGCCAAATTCACGGCGGGTTGGCTCAGGGAATCGGGCAGGCGCTGCTCGAAGGCACCATTTACGACGAGAACGCGCAGCTGACCAACGGCTCATACATGGATTACTGTATGCCCCGCGCCGATGACCTGCCCATGTTTGAAACGGCTAACCAAACAACGCCTTGCCCACACAATCCGCTGGGTGTGAAAGGGGCCGGTGAGGCCGGGGCCATCGGGTCGACGCCCGCCGTCGTCAACGCCGTGATCGATGCTCTCTGGAGCGGAGGTCATCAGGTCAAAGATATCCTGATGCCCCTTACCCCCGAACGCGTTTGGCGGGCCATGAATTAA